A genomic region of Streptomyces sp. NBC_00247 contains the following coding sequences:
- a CDS encoding ROK family transcriptional regulator, whose translation MPGTTPGAGVPGTPRLLRAMNDRAALDLLLEHGPLSRTRIGKLTGLSKPTASQLLARLEAAGLVRITGTTEGRPGPNAQLYAVDPGAAYVAGLDVNAQRIVAAVADVTGETVGEFELRTPDRGAESAAHQVVRALDGAVETAGLDRSAIHRVVIGTPGAFDPGTGRLRYASHLPGWHSPTLLDELAAALPMPVEYENDVNLVAVAEQRRGAARGHDDFVLLWNEEGLGGALVINGRLHRGFTGGAGEVGFLPVPGTPLVRQVVKANSGGFQELAGAQAIPRLAASLGIDTPQQPYPEVAAALLTRAAAAYGQDDRLTELLRSYAQRLATGLASLTAVLDPGLIVLAGGLISAGGERLRALIQSELAELAASRPPLVLAETVRLPVLRGALERALADTRDEVFDTSRP comes from the coding sequence ATGCCAGGAACCACACCGGGCGCCGGCGTCCCCGGGACCCCTCGGCTGCTGCGCGCCATGAACGACCGCGCCGCACTCGATCTGCTGCTGGAGCACGGCCCGCTCTCCCGCACCCGGATCGGCAAGCTCACCGGTCTCTCCAAGCCGACCGCCTCGCAGCTGCTGGCCCGCCTGGAAGCGGCCGGGCTGGTACGGATCACCGGCACCACCGAAGGCCGTCCGGGGCCGAACGCGCAGCTGTACGCGGTCGATCCGGGGGCCGCGTACGTGGCAGGGCTCGACGTGAACGCCCAGCGCATCGTGGCCGCGGTCGCCGACGTCACCGGCGAGACGGTGGGCGAATTCGAGCTCCGCACCCCCGACCGGGGCGCGGAGAGCGCGGCCCACCAGGTCGTCCGGGCGCTGGACGGGGCGGTGGAGACCGCCGGGCTGGACCGGTCCGCGATCCACCGGGTGGTGATCGGCACCCCGGGCGCCTTCGACCCGGGTACCGGCCGGCTGCGCTACGCCTCGCACCTGCCGGGCTGGCACTCCCCCACCCTGCTCGACGAGCTGGCGGCGGCGCTGCCGATGCCCGTCGAGTACGAGAACGACGTGAACCTGGTCGCGGTGGCCGAGCAGCGGCGCGGGGCGGCCCGGGGCCACGACGACTTCGTCCTGCTCTGGAACGAGGAGGGCCTCGGCGGCGCCCTCGTCATCAACGGCCGGCTGCACCGCGGCTTCACCGGCGGCGCCGGGGAGGTCGGGTTCCTGCCGGTGCCGGGCACCCCGCTCGTACGCCAGGTCGTCAAGGCCAACAGCGGCGGCTTCCAGGAGCTGGCGGGCGCCCAGGCGATCCCCCGGCTCGCCGCGTCGCTGGGCATCGACACCCCGCAGCAGCCCTATCCGGAGGTCGCCGCCGCCCTGCTGACCCGTGCCGCCGCCGCGTACGGGCAGGACGATCGGCTGACCGAGCTGCTGCGGAGCTACGCGCAGCGGCTCGCCACCGGGCTCGCCTCCCTGACGGCCGTGCTCGACCCCGGGCTGATCGTGCTGGCCGGCGGGCTGATCTCGGCCGGTGGCGAACGGCTGCGTGCGCTGATCCAGTCGGAACTCGCCGAGCTGGCGGCCTCCCGGCCCCCGCTCGTCCTCGCCGAGACCGTCCGCCTGCCGGTCCTGCGCGGCGCCCTCGAACGGGCCCTCGCGGACACCCGCGACGAAGTGTTCGACACCTCCCGCCCCTGA
- a CDS encoding mechanosensitive ion channel family protein, which produces MSPSVLLAATPSTGSGGSLDEAARQAGDAAGWVEQNWSTWLSTGLRIILIAAVAIVLRYLIRRALTNLIERMNRSAQAVEGTALGGLLVNAERRRQRSEAIGSVLRSVSSFLILGTAALMILGAFEINLAPLLASAGVAGVALGFGARNLVTDFLSGVFMILEDQYGVGDTVDAGVASGEVIEVGLRVTKLRGDNGEIWYVRNGEVKRIGNLSQGWSTAGVDVTVRPTEDLDRVRAAITAASEVMAKEEPWSERLWGPVEILGLDAVLLDSMTVRVTAKTMPGKALTVERELRWRIKRSLDEAGIRMIGAVPAQPEGESKADPTAAMAAPSAYASATSPQSLAATPLAPPSITK; this is translated from the coding sequence CGGGGTCGGGAGGCTCGCTCGACGAGGCCGCCCGGCAGGCCGGCGACGCAGCGGGCTGGGTCGAGCAGAACTGGTCCACCTGGCTGAGCACCGGCCTGCGCATCATCCTGATCGCCGCCGTGGCGATCGTGCTGCGCTACCTGATCCGTCGCGCCCTCACCAATCTGATCGAGCGGATGAACCGCAGCGCCCAGGCCGTGGAGGGCACCGCCCTCGGCGGGCTGCTGGTCAACGCCGAGCGGCGCCGCCAGCGCTCGGAGGCGATCGGTTCGGTGCTCCGGTCGGTGAGCTCCTTCCTGATCCTGGGCACGGCCGCGCTGATGATCCTGGGCGCCTTCGAGATCAACCTGGCGCCCCTGCTGGCCTCCGCCGGTGTCGCCGGTGTCGCGCTCGGTTTCGGCGCGCGCAACCTCGTCACCGACTTCCTCTCCGGGGTCTTCATGATCCTGGAGGACCAGTACGGCGTCGGGGACACGGTCGACGCCGGAGTCGCGTCCGGCGAGGTCATCGAGGTGGGGCTGCGCGTCACCAAGCTGCGCGGCGACAACGGCGAGATCTGGTACGTGCGCAACGGCGAGGTGAAGCGGATCGGCAACCTCAGCCAGGGCTGGTCCACCGCCGGCGTCGACGTGACGGTCCGGCCGACCGAGGATCTGGACCGGGTCCGTGCGGCCATCACCGCCGCGTCCGAGGTCATGGCGAAGGAGGAGCCGTGGAGCGAGCGGCTCTGGGGCCCGGTGGAGATCCTCGGCCTGGACGCCGTACTGCTGGACTCGATGACCGTACGGGTCACCGCCAAGACCATGCCGGGCAAGGCGCTGACCGTGGAGCGCGAGCTGCGCTGGCGCATCAAGCGGTCGCTGGACGAGGCGGGCATCCGCATGATCGGTGCCGTGCCCGCGCAGCCGGAGGGCGAGTCGAAGGCCGATCCGACGGCGGCGATGGCCGCCCCGTCCGCGTACGCCTCGGCGACCTCGCCGCAGTCGCTCGCCGCGACGCCGCTCGCCCCGCCGAGCATCACCAAGTAG